From Arachis stenosperma cultivar V10309 chromosome 2, arast.V10309.gnm1.PFL2, whole genome shotgun sequence, one genomic window encodes:
- the LOC130960274 gene encoding alcohol dehydrogenase 2-like has translation MHSLQKQRSLLFQYLRSSSNSNNIIHNSKMILSSSSSLLLASNFSSTAGKVIPCKAAVAWEAGKPLVIEDVEVAPPQAKEVRINIKYSSLCHTDLYFWESKSVPPIFPRILGHEASGVVESVGDGVSNLKPGDHVLPLFTGECGECPNCKCEDSNMCEVLRINPTREGMISDEKSRFSTIKDKEPISHFLGTSTFSQYTVVHSGSVVKINPTLPLDKACLLSCGISTGIGSILNVAKPKKGASIAIFGLGTVGLAAAEGAKIAGASRIIGIDKNPNKLEYAMKFGLTDFINPEEHERPVHEVLKEMTNGGVDRCIECTGNINALMSAMEALHDGWGVAVLVGVPSGDAVFKTNPFNFLNEKTITGTTFGNYKPKTGLPTLVDMFLNNKLELDKFITHRVRLSEINKAFDYMIKGQGLRTIIDMND, from the exons ATGCATAGTCTTCAGAAGCAACGAAGTTTATTATTTCAGTACCTGCGTTCATCATCAAACAGCAACAATATTATTCATAATTCAAAAATGattctttcatcttcttcttctttattattAGCCTCTAACTTTTCTTCCACTGCAGGAAAGGTCATTCCTTGCAAAg CTGCAGTTGCATGGGAAGCAGGGAAGCCATTGGTGATTGAAGATGTGGAGGTTGCTCCACCACAAGCCAAAGAAGTAAGGATTAACATCAAATATTCATCACTTTGCCACACTGATCTATATTTCTGGGAATCTAAG AGCGTACCACCAATATTTCCACGCATATTAGGACACGAAGCATCTGG GGTTGTGGAGAGTGTAGGTGATGGTGTATCAAATCTCAAGCCTGGTGATCATGTTCTTCCACTATTCACTGGAGAGTGTGGGGAATGCCCAAACTGCAAGTGTGAAGATAGCAACATGTGTGAGGTGTTGCGAATAAACCCAACAAGAGAGGGTATGATAAGTGACGAAAAATCAAGGTTCTCTACTATAAAAGACAAGGAACCTATAAGTCACTTCCTTGGCACATCCACTTTTAGCCAATACACAGTTGTTCATTCAGGAAGTGTAGTTAAGATCAATCCCACACTTCCTTTGGACAAAGCTTGTCTCCTCAGTTGTGGCATCTCAACAG gGATAGGATCAATTCTCAATGTTGCCAAACCAAAGAAGGGGGCTTCAATAGCAATATTTGGGCTTGGAACTGTTGGACTGGCT GCAGCCGAAGGTGCAAAAATTGCTGGAGCATCCAGGATAATTGGAATTGACAAGAATCCCAACAAACTTGAGTATG CCATGAAATTTGGACTAACAGACTTCATAAATCCAGAAGAACATGAAAGACCAGTTCATGAg GTCCTCAAAGAGATGACAAATGGTGGAGTTGATAGGTGCATAGAATGCACTGGAAACATTAATGCCTTAATGTCTGCAATGGAAGCTCTCCATGAT GGATGGGGTGTTGCTGTACTTGTTGGAGTGCCTAGTGGTGATGCAGTTTTCAAGACTAATCCCTTCAATTTTCTTAATGAAAAGACAATTACAGGCACAACCTTTGGGAACTACAAGCCTAAGACTGGCCTACCAACACTAGTTGATATGTTCTTGAACAAC AAATTGGAGCTGGACAAGTTTATAACTCATAGAGTTCGTCTTTCTGAAATCAATAAAGCCTTTGATTACATGATCAAAGGACAAGGTCTAAGGACAATCATAGACATGAACGACTAA